From Planctomycetota bacterium:
TGCACTCGTGGTAGAGCTGGAGCACCTGCGTCGACGTCTCGTCGTTGGCCTGGAGCTCGCGTTGAAGCTCGTCGAAGAACGCCTTGTCAACCGACGACTCGCCCAAGAGCGACTGGGCCAAAGGCTTGTCGTTCCAGTCGAATGCGCACTGCAACGCGCTGTGACGCACCGAGAAATCGACGAAGAACACCAGCGGCCGCCGGAAGCGCTCGACAGTCGACTCGTCGGCCGACACGCGGCTCTGGGCGAACCGTTCGACGCTCGTCGCGATCGCCTTCTCCAGCTCGCTGCGGACGAGCTCCTCCGACGGCGACATCTGACTCCGGCCGGCGCGGTTGAACTGGCAAAGAAGCGCGAAGACCGGCTCGGCACACTCGATCGCCGAGCGACGCCGACTCGACGACTCCGGCCCGACGCCAGACCAAGCGGCCGAGTCGTCAGACGGACCGTCTTGTGGCGGCGGCGGAGCGAGCGACGTCGCCAGCGGATCCCACTGCTGAGCGTCACGGGGCGTCAACGCGCGCCTCCTCCGAACCGGACGCCTGCGTCATCTCCCGGGGCAGACGCGAAAACTGGCGGACGATCTCCGCGAACGGTGCGTCCTCGGGCT
This genomic window contains:
- a CDS encoding DotU family type IV/VI secretion system protein, which codes for MTPRDAQQWDPLATSLAPPPPQDGPSDDSAAWSGVGPESSSRRRSAIECAEPVFALLCQFNRAGRSQMSPSEELVRSELEKAIATSVERFAQSRVSADESTVERFRRPLVFFVDFSVRHSALQCAFDWNDKPLAQSLLGESSVDKAFFDELQRELQANDETSTQVLQLYHECMAFGFAGVYTGNLQQVGDLMSATRGELARRGVDAFEDPYGKVTPAAYAYTDDTVLPTGERNRIVGLIGVIAVGVSLTLLALSFYVWDRQAGELTDDLRYLAGDADTASEAD